Part of the Paenibacillus guangzhouensis genome is shown below.
AATCTATGATATGAGCAGCAGGATCTCCACGTCTGTCGGTGCCCTGCATGAAGAGAAGCAGAAGCTAATTGAAACGGTAGGACGGCTGCGAGAGCTGGAGCAGCAGCAAAAACAGTTCATCGGCAATATCAGCCATGAGCTAAAGACACCGTTAACTTCGATTATCGCGTACGCCGACCTGTTGACAATGTACAGCGATGATCCTAGCTTGCTGGATGATGCCGGAAGGCGCATCCATGTGGAGGCACAGAGATTGTACGGTCTTGTGGAGAAGGCGCTACAGCTGTCAGCGATGGATGTTTACGAGTTTGAGACACGTGCGGAAGCGGTTCTGCTGCGGCCCTTGTTAGAGGAAGCTGTAACCCGGTTGCAAGGAAAGGCGGACAGCTGTAAGGTTACGATTCATTCTTCGCTTGTTGATGGGGAAGTGTGGGCCGATCCTGAGAACGTGATGCACATTATGCTGAATTTATTGGATAACGCGATAAAATATAACCGCCCAGGCGGACAAGTTCATCTATTGAACTACACGGCAGCGTCAGCAGACGGAGCTTACCGGATGATCATTGAGGTTGCTGATACGGGAATCGGTATTCCCGAGGATGCCGTATCCCGAATTTTCGATCCGTTCTTTACGGTCAGCCGAGACCGGTCAAGATCAAGCGGCGGTACTGGACTTGGGCTAGCCTTGGTTCGCAATTTGACCGAAAAGCAAGGTGGAACGGTACAGCTTGTAGAGACCGGACCGGACGGGTCTCGCCTTAGGGTGGAGCTTCTACTGCATGCCTTCGGTTCGGAAAGGACAACCTATACACCAAATGACGAAGCCCGGAATGAATGAGATCATCCGGGCTTTTCGCTGTGATTCAGACAATGCCAGCTTACCGGATTGTTTACAAGTTCGTTACAAGTCGGATATGTTTATGCAATATTGTCTTTCTATACTAAAGGCACTGGGAAATGAAATGAGTAGGAGGTCCCTGATGAAGATTAGTAAACGAAAATACATGGCTGGTCTGATTGCCGCTACCTTGCTGACTGTCGGCGTCTTATCCGGCTGTGGCGCAGAGCAGAAGGATAGTACAAAGGTGCACGACACGTCGGATGCAACTGACCCATCCCGCTTCGGGGTGGGACGAGGAAAGCGTGAACTGACAGTCGTCAAAGAGAGCAAACCGCCTGCTGAACAAGGCATTGCCGTTCAGCGTATACACCAGGTGAATAGCGCAAATATCGAGCAATGGCTCTCTGACGATGAACTGGAGATCCAAGTCACGACCGTGGTAAAGCAGGCCACCGCGACGGAGGAAGCGCAATATAGCTATCATCGATTCCGTCTAGATCTGGAGACTGGCAACCGGCAGAGCATCAAGGAACAGACAGGTGCGGATCAGGGAGAAGTGATCAAATCTTTCTTATCGCCGGATGGGAAATATAGCTTTATTCAGACCTGGAAGGACAAATACAAGGCCGTGAACGAGATCAAAAATATGGCTACAGGAGAGCGGTACGAGGTAGCAGTCGACAATTATTTGGAAGTAGGCGGCTGGCTGAATAATGACTCTTATATTCTTGCCGCCGGCTCGATGAAGGGTCGGGGTGAGATATGGGACATTTCGGTGAAGGGTACCCGGAAGAAGATCGAGCTGCAGGATCCTGATGTTGAAGTCTTCACCGAATTTGCTACGGGCAACGGGACAATTTATTACACCGATGCCAAGAGCCGCATGAAAAGCTTCACCCCCACACAATCCCGGCCAACCTTGCTCGCAGCAGATGTCTCCTCCTTGAGCTTGTCCCCTGACAGTCAGCGGATTGCCGTCTCCACCGCGAGAAGCGACGGGAAGGAAGACTCACGCCTGCTCATCTACGATACGGGCGGTCATGTACAAGGCTTGTTGATCGGTAAGGGAGATTTGCTGTCCCATCAGTCCTGGTCGCCCGATTCCACAAAGCTAGCTTTTGCGGTCTATACCGAGGATAAAGGCGGCATGAATGGGATCTATATTTTTGATACGGTCTCTGGCAAAGTGTCGCCGTTAGGGCTATCGTATTACCCGGTATACCCGCTGAGCTGGAACCCTTCCGGCACTAGGTTAGGCATTACCGTAGACGATAAAGAGAAGCTAATCGTCACGCATATTGTAGATTTCAAAAAATGATATGGGATAGAACAAAGGAGAGATTCATTGTGAAGAAAACAATTTTAGCTGCTATCGTATTAGGAATGACTTTATCGGGAGCCGCCGGCGTATATGCCGGAAGCAAGCTGGAGAAGATCAACGCTTATCTGAATCATGGCATTACCTTTAACGTAAATGGAGCTGATCAATCGTTAATGGACAGTAACGGCAAAAAGCTGGCGCCAATCACTTATCAGAATACGACGTATTTGCCAGTGCGGGCCATCGCCGACCTGACTGGAATTCAAGTAGGATTCGATGCTGCTAGCCAACAGATTCGGCTTGATACGGAACAGGGAGGCAATAAACCCACAGGTGAATGGACAACCATCCATTACAGTGAAGCACAGATCAAGGCGATCAAAGGAGCATTCGCCAAGTTTGAATCCTTTGAAACAGCCTATGCTCCACAGCAAATGGCCAAAAACGACAGCTATGTTAAAGCGGCAGCCACGGGCGATGGAGTCAATCTGATCTTTAAGCATATGACCGTGAACGTGTCGCCACGGGATTATTCCGATGGTTATAAGTCCAAGGAGGTTAAACTATCCAACGGCGTGAGCGCGAAATGGTATACACCTTCCAAAACACCGCTGCTGGGCTTCCAATTGGACGACCGGACGGTAACGATCAGTTCCCCTGACGGTACTCTGAGCAATAGCCAAATTGAACAAATCGCTGTTAGCGTAGCTGAACTGAAGTAAAGCGTAGAAGAATAATAGTATTACAATTTATAAGACGGAAAGAACTCCTGAATTGGGGTTCTTTTTTTATATTTGGCTTATCTTCCATGACTATCTCGATATGCTAGAATCAGATTGCTTATATGAAGATGAGTATGATGCTTTATTCTTTGCGTTTGGTGATATGGAGCTGGCTCTTCTAGCGAAAGTTGTTTTTTATGAGGAACTACGAAGCGAGACGCTGAAATTGCCATTCATTTTGTCGATGAAGAAAGAGTATCCGATGGAGTGGCAAATGCGATTTGTCCAGTACCTGCAGGGGGCGGGCCGCGAACGGCTGCAAGCTATTGAGAAGGTGATGCATGAGATAGACTATGAGCAAATCCATTTCTATTGATTAATAAAGTAACCGAATCTCAAACTGATGAGAAATCCGCAATTTTTAAAAATGGTGGATTTCTTTTTTTGTTCTTTTAGATCTGATTCATCTACTAACTTTGGTGAAAAGCGAAATAATGACATCCAAATTCATGTTCTAATATTTGAGAAACACAATATATTAAAATCGCATGATAGCAACTGTATATTTATCGCCCGAAAATTAAAGCGCTTAAACTTTATGTGTTGCTGTCAGTGTTTTTAGTTAGAAAGGAGGCCTTAGAGGGAGACAGGATAATAAAGCTCACGATGAAAAAGTAAAGGAGATGCAAATGAATACATTATGGGGTAGAAAAACGAAGCGAATCATTTCATTGTTTATGGCGTTTACCATATTCATCTCATTACAGTTAAACGGATTCATGTCAGCAGAGGGTAGCGTGGCTCCGGTCACGATCGCAGAATGGAAATACACGTCAGACCCAACGGATCTTGGTATATTCCCGGCTACTGCTGGCGTGTATAAAGAAACGTCTATCCTACAACCTGTCCCTTCTGGTTCATCTTATGGTTGGAATCGTGACATGAACGCAATACGTTATCAAGGTTGGCAGCAGGAAGCGGGGAAGGACAAATACTGGCTTGTTGCCGTTCCGACGAAGAACTATCACCATATTACCTTATCTTCAGCCCAACAAGGCAAAGGGACGACAGGTCCGAGGGATTTCAGGGTACAAATCAGCATAGATCAACAAAACTGGACGAATCTTACCAGTGAAGGAACGGAGTTGCCGGATCTTGTATTGGATGCGGATACCGCAACGTATTTGAATAACGTGTCGCTCCCAGATGCAGCTGATGATCAAGACCTCTTATTTATTCGGTGGGTTGTCAATTCAAATGTGAGCACTTCAGGGGCGACGATCGGTGAGAATGGATCAAGTCAATTAATCAGCATATCAATCCAAGGAGAATTAACACCTCCTAACCCATCAACCAATCCAGAAGCGCCAGTATCTCCGGGAGCAGGCGTGCTGGATAAAACAAAGCTAGCCGAGTGGGTTTTTGCAAATGCAGGAACGAATGGAGCATTCCCGGCAACGGATGGGAAGTTCAAGACCACATCCACATTTAAGAACATCGGTGGTTATTACGAGGATTACGATAGCAGCCAGAAGGCGATAAGCTATCAGGGCTGGGATGGCGGTAATGGTACAAAATACTGGCAGGCGACAGTGTCTACGAAGGGTTATGACAATATCACATTATCTTCACAGCAGAACTCTTCGGGTACGGGTCCGCGTGATTTCAAAGTTCAAATCAGTACGGATAACACCACATGGACAGATGTACCGAACACGAATTTGAAAATGGTCGTCTCCAGCTTCAATTGTGCGAGTAATACGTGCAAGTTGGTAGAAGTTCCCCTTCCTTCGAGCGCTAATGATCAGGATGTGCTGCACATCCGTTGGATCGTTCGATCCAATACCAACACCAACGGATCGAGTGGCATTGGAAGCACAGGCTCTAGCAGAATCAAAGAGATAAGTGTATCAGGAAGTGCTATAACAGGTGGTCCTGTGGGCACGCCAACCGAAGCAGTATCGAAGACACCCGCAGCTGGTGCAACCAATGTGGCACCGGCAGCTCTACTAACGGTGGTCTTCAATAAACCTGTCGTGATCAATTCGGGAGCGAACGTAACCATAGTCGACAATAATAATGTCATGTTGGGATCAGTTACTTCAGAGATTATGAATAATGATACATTAAAGATCAACCATCCTGATTTCGAGAGCGGGAAGACGTACACCGTTAAAGTACCCAAGGAACTCATCAAGGGAAGAGATGACCAGGTTGCACTTGCAAATGATATCTCATGGAGCTTTACGGTAACGGGTGGTCCTGTGGGCACGCCTACAGAAGCGATATCCAAGACGCCAAGTGCTGGTGCAACCAATGTGGCAGTCGCAGCTCCAGTAACGGTGACCTTCAATAAACCTGTCGTGATCAATTCGGGAGCGAACGTAACCATTGTAGACAATAACAATGTCACGTTGGGATCGGTTACTTCAGAAATAATCAATAACGATACATTAAAGATCAACCATCCTGCGTTTGTGAACGGGAAAACGTACACCGTCAAAGTGCCCAAGGAACTCATCAAAGGAAGAGATGACCAGGTTTTACTTACAAATCATATAACATGGAGCTTTACGATCCAGGGCACGACGAGCCCGCCTTCGGTACCGAAGCTCATCAACATGACATTTTATGGGGATCCCAAGACAACCCGTGCATTCACATGGTATACCGATGTTATGACGAATTCGGTCGTACAAGTGGTAGAAGCCAGCAAAGTTTCAGGAAGTCAATTCCCCGAGAATGAAGCTTTGGTATATACGGGTAGTGCAGAAGAAATCCAGACATTTGTTACGAAGGCTGACCGGACGTCCAAGAAGAAAAAGAAATTTATTACCCATAAAGCCATTGCCAATAATCTGACACCAGGAACGGTGTACAAATACCGTGTGGGTAGTGGATCAGCAGATAGTTGGAGTGCGATCGGTTCGTTCCAGACTGATGCACTTGGCAATCAGCCATTTCGTTTTATCGCTGGATCGGATTCACAGGCATCTAGCAAATCAGACTTTGAGCCTTGGGCAGATACATTCCGAAAAGCCATTGCAACGATTGGTACTCCTAAATTTCTGATCAATGCTGGGGACCTCGTCGATAATGGGGATTTGGAAGAGCAATGGCAATGGATGTTAGGACTCCCACAGAATGAACTATTGAATGTTCCGATGGTTCCCGTTCTGGGTGGCCATGAAGTGCAGGATTATGACGGAGATGAGACTACGCCGAACTCCAACTTCTATAACCACTTCAATTTGCCTAAGAAGGTCATTGCTAATACGGACGACGGGTCCGTCTATTCCTTTGAGTATGGAGATGCTCTATTCCTCGTGTTCAACTCCCAATATGCAGGGAAGTTAGCGAGCAATGGCAGCGTGAAATCCGTAGATCAGCAATTTACGGATCAAGTCGAGTGGATGAGATACGTCGTAGCGAAGAGTAATGCGAAATGGAAATTTGTTGCGTTCCACAAAGGACCTTATTCCGCTGGGGACAATGCAGGCGAATATGAAGATGACCGGGTGCAATTTTACAGAAAAGTTCTGATTCCTGTCTTTGATGAAATGGGGATCGATATGGTGTTTGAAGCGCACGATCATATGTATATGAGGTCTTTCCAGATGATTGGCGACAAAGCCATCCCTACGAATCAACTGACCTTCGACGCCCAAGGCAATGCGATTAATCCGAAAGGCACGGTATATCTCATGTCCAATGCCTTTGGCGACAAATTCTACGAAAAGTATCCGGGTTACAATGATTTCTTCGCAGCAGTTAATAAGCAGCCGTTCAAAAAAATGTTCACGGACGTATCGGTTTCAAATGATGTACTTCAATTTACGGCGTATACTGCAGCGAAGAGTGATGAGAAGTCAGGCGATAATGGCGTGAAGGCCTATGATCACTACGGAATCAAGAGAACGGACACGAAACCTGCGAAGGTGGAGGCTGCGAGTGTAGCGGTTAGCAGCAATAAAGCCGTTATCTCATGGAAGCCCCCTGTAGCTGGAGGCGAACCTGTAAGAGGGTATAGAATCTATGAGAAGAATGACAAGGTAAAAGCTTTTTGGAGTGTTTATGTACCTGCAGTAGCCGGCAAAACGGATTACAGCTTCACGGTTAACAATATCAATGCCGCAACGAAGTATGATTTCGTCGTGAGAGCCGTTGGGACTAGAATCAACTCGGATCCGGTAGAGGTTAGCACACCATAGTTACAAAAATAATCGATATTAACAAACCAATTGATTGTGACACAAACCATAGAAAAATAAATGTGTCTGGTGACAAGAGCATATATTTTATCAAAAGTCGCGGAGTTGCGGCTTTTTTTGTTTTAACGAAATATGTAGTTATCAATGACATCAAGCTGTTCTTTTGAAAAAGTAGAAATCGTACGATAGGATGTCGCCGTAGAGTGATGAATCCATGGGTGTAATCCTTTACAGTGGTAGATATCATCTAAGCATGATGAATTAACTCAGTTCGAGGAGGAAATAAAATGGATCATCAGGTTATGTTACAACGACAGTTATGGTTCGTGAATCGAAGATTCGGCATGTTTATACACTTTAATAGCGCTACTGTCCAGTTCGCAGAGACGGAGATGAAAGACTGGGAGTATGGACACGAGAATCATGATGAGCCGCGCAGGTTCCCGTTCGATCCGTCAGACTGGAATCCGGACCAACTGGATTGTACGCAATGGGCACAAGCCGCCAAAGCCGCGGGCATGAGCTTCGCTGCTCTGACGGCCAAGCATCATGAAGGTTTCAGCTTGTGGCCGACACGGTATACAGAGCATTGTATTCGAAACGCAACCAGCCAAAGAGATGTCGTCAAGGAATATCTTGACGCTTTCAAGCAGGAAGGAATTGAAGCGGGTCTATATTTCTCGATGCTGGATTTGCATCATCAGATCGGCCGTAAGAAATGCACCCTGGAAGATAAGCAGTTCATTAAAAACCAAATCGAAGAATTGCTGACAGGTTACGGCGACATTCCTTTTCTGATTATTGACGGGTGGAACGCCCATTGGGGGGGACCGAGGTACGAGGATCTTCCTTTCGAAGAAATAAATGAATTCGTGAAGGGATTGCAACCGAATTGTCTCCTGATGAATATAAGCTGTGAATCTAATTTGGATCATACCGATATCGTATTCTACGAAAATGCTGCCGGGCAGGAAATTGAGGACTCTTTCGAGGGGCCGGGCGCTAGCTGCAATATATTGACGGATACTTGGTTCTGGAGAACAACGGATACAACGATGGAACTTAAAACGACGGATTGGGTCTTGGACAAAATACATGATGCGAGCAATCATAATGTGACATTCTTATTAAATGGCGCGCCGAATCCGCATGGGCTGCTGGACGCCAATATCATTGAGCAGTTCAAAGAAATCGGAAGAAGATACCAGAAGTCAGAAGATCTGGTTACAATTCCATCGAATTGGCTGCATCGACAGTAAATTTACCGAAACGATCACGAATATAAAAGCGCTCGTTCATTCGAATGGACAAGCGCTTT
Proteins encoded:
- a CDS encoding sensor histidine kinase yields the protein MVGKFRLGLKGKMSLLLALLLVFIVTCLSVLVLSGIRENQRTMLEQSFTQQAEAANLRVREEYLTGSRVSPDQFMEQTGQRLAVDLGAQSGMAVTLYTVDGAFAGTSLPFQPRADVQDALKITAQGQSAYITEGVQLLFLAPLYNADQRLGTVQFHASLTEQNAFYARIRQLFLLAGAIVLCVGFLIGYVYVRRQVNVIARLNRAASQIGQGDYLSAPSVSRKDELGELAQGIYDMSSRISTSVGALHEEKQKLIETVGRLRELEQQQKQFIGNISHELKTPLTSIIAYADLLTMYSDDPSLLDDAGRRIHVEAQRLYGLVEKALQLSAMDVYEFETRAEAVLLRPLLEEAVTRLQGKADSCKVTIHSSLVDGEVWADPENVMHIMLNLLDNAIKYNRPGGQVHLLNYTAASADGAYRMIIEVADTGIGIPEDAVSRIFDPFFTVSRDRSRSSGGTGLGLALVRNLTEKQGGTVQLVETGPDGSRLRVELLLHAFGSERTTYTPNDEARNE
- a CDS encoding TolB family protein → MKISKRKYMAGLIAATLLTVGVLSGCGAEQKDSTKVHDTSDATDPSRFGVGRGKRELTVVKESKPPAEQGIAVQRIHQVNSANIEQWLSDDELEIQVTTVVKQATATEEAQYSYHRFRLDLETGNRQSIKEQTGADQGEVIKSFLSPDGKYSFIQTWKDKYKAVNEIKNMATGERYEVAVDNYLEVGGWLNNDSYILAAGSMKGRGEIWDISVKGTRKKIELQDPDVEVFTEFATGNGTIYYTDAKSRMKSFTPTQSRPTLLAADVSSLSLSPDSQRIAVSTARSDGKEDSRLLIYDTGGHVQGLLIGKGDLLSHQSWSPDSTKLAFAVYTEDKGGMNGIYIFDTVSGKVSPLGLSYYPVYPLSWNPSGTRLGITVDDKEKLIVTHIVDFKK
- a CDS encoding Ig-like domain-containing protein, whose amino-acid sequence is MNTLWGRKTKRIISLFMAFTIFISLQLNGFMSAEGSVAPVTIAEWKYTSDPTDLGIFPATAGVYKETSILQPVPSGSSYGWNRDMNAIRYQGWQQEAGKDKYWLVAVPTKNYHHITLSSAQQGKGTTGPRDFRVQISIDQQNWTNLTSEGTELPDLVLDADTATYLNNVSLPDAADDQDLLFIRWVVNSNVSTSGATIGENGSSQLISISIQGELTPPNPSTNPEAPVSPGAGVLDKTKLAEWVFANAGTNGAFPATDGKFKTTSTFKNIGGYYEDYDSSQKAISYQGWDGGNGTKYWQATVSTKGYDNITLSSQQNSSGTGPRDFKVQISTDNTTWTDVPNTNLKMVVSSFNCASNTCKLVEVPLPSSANDQDVLHIRWIVRSNTNTNGSSGIGSTGSSRIKEISVSGSAITGGPVGTPTEAVSKTPAAGATNVAPAALLTVVFNKPVVINSGANVTIVDNNNVMLGSVTSEIMNNDTLKINHPDFESGKTYTVKVPKELIKGRDDQVALANDISWSFTVTGGPVGTPTEAISKTPSAGATNVAVAAPVTVTFNKPVVINSGANVTIVDNNNVTLGSVTSEIINNDTLKINHPAFVNGKTYTVKVPKELIKGRDDQVLLTNHITWSFTIQGTTSPPSVPKLINMTFYGDPKTTRAFTWYTDVMTNSVVQVVEASKVSGSQFPENEALVYTGSAEEIQTFVTKADRTSKKKKKFITHKAIANNLTPGTVYKYRVGSGSADSWSAIGSFQTDALGNQPFRFIAGSDSQASSKSDFEPWADTFRKAIATIGTPKFLINAGDLVDNGDLEEQWQWMLGLPQNELLNVPMVPVLGGHEVQDYDGDETTPNSNFYNHFNLPKKVIANTDDGSVYSFEYGDALFLVFNSQYAGKLASNGSVKSVDQQFTDQVEWMRYVVAKSNAKWKFVAFHKGPYSAGDNAGEYEDDRVQFYRKVLIPVFDEMGIDMVFEAHDHMYMRSFQMIGDKAIPTNQLTFDAQGNAINPKGTVYLMSNAFGDKFYEKYPGYNDFFAAVNKQPFKKMFTDVSVSNDVLQFTAYTAAKSDEKSGDNGVKAYDHYGIKRTDTKPAKVEAASVAVSSNKAVISWKPPVAGGEPVRGYRIYEKNDKVKAFWSVYVPAVAGKTDYSFTVNNINAATKYDFVVRAVGTRINSDPVEVSTP
- a CDS encoding alpha-L-fucosidase; its protein translation is MDHQVMLQRQLWFVNRRFGMFIHFNSATVQFAETEMKDWEYGHENHDEPRRFPFDPSDWNPDQLDCTQWAQAAKAAGMSFAALTAKHHEGFSLWPTRYTEHCIRNATSQRDVVKEYLDAFKQEGIEAGLYFSMLDLHHQIGRKKCTLEDKQFIKNQIEELLTGYGDIPFLIIDGWNAHWGGPRYEDLPFEEINEFVKGLQPNCLLMNISCESNLDHTDIVFYENAAGQEIEDSFEGPGASCNILTDTWFWRTTDTTMELKTTDWVLDKIHDASNHNVTFLLNGAPNPHGLLDANIIEQFKEIGRRYQKSEDLVTIPSNWLHRQ